In the Clupea harengus chromosome 16, Ch_v2.0.2, whole genome shotgun sequence genome, one interval contains:
- the ptprz1b gene encoding receptor-type tyrosine-protein phosphatase zeta isoform X1, protein MHQIATEARAPALPMRIVAHPPFTHLSYYAVGAYFRGQRKFSEDVDWSYTGTLNQQNWPKKYPSCNTARQSPIDIDEDFAQVKLEFQNLQTEGWEQKTPATTTIKNDGKTVALNLNGEYYISGGGLRSRFRVGRITFHWGRCNATSDGSEHSLNGVKFPLEMQIYCHEADKYQSIDDALREGGRITALAVLFEVSPRDNENYANIIDGVNAVSRFGKSSTVEPFSILGLLPNSTEKYYIYNGSLTTPPCSEPVEWLVFKNTVSLSESQLEVFCEVMTMQQAGYVMLMDYQQNNFRQQQEPFMGQVFSSYTGTEELQEPICSSEPENIQADPQNYTGIVVTWERPRAVYDTTIVRYSVTYQRLQGKDPPKREYLTDGDQDVGAIIYKLLANSSYVVQVVALCNNGLKGRMSDQVVVDMPLEDLEGDPEPFTDSPDSEDYFEVTPSTGRGRPDLESPPDRVLTSDSSSSKSSIWVTLATDQPGFLFPGVKGSAAPVRRRITEESSLSWTPGRDKAETYTRKPLTKLLTPEGVKPPDGVVVTDIYFEDFLNNSLYETTTSVGMPSPDEEIVGMVTLPRERVYVSPKDNEVRRPDDLYLPGAVTNPLPETPVISSTQQPEMVTTTTSVPATSTAAAGTQTTTNALLYTTQPMFNEASNSSPESRVGMVGGVEREKRTVVPLAVVSTLTILCLLVLVGILIYWRKCFQTAHFFVEDNTSPRVFSAPSTPLLLPTGTEENEALPVKDFVKHVAELHTTHTFSKEFEILKESYEEIQSCTVDMGMTTDSSNHPDNKGKNRYINILAYDHSRVKLAPNLDKEGECGDYINANYVDAFNHPKAFIAAQGPMKASLEDFWRMVWEQNVGVIVMITNLVEKGRRKCDQYWPMDNQEEYGCFLVTLKSTKALAYYTQRTFTLRNISIKRGSQKGRSQERIVRQYHYTQWPDMGVPDYTLPVLSFVQKSSRARTADMGPVVVHCSAGVGRTGTYIVLDSMLRQIKEQGTVNIMGFLKHIRTQRNFLVQTEEQYVFIHDALVEAILSKETEVSSSRIHAYVSDLLTPGPSGKTRLEKQFKLVSQTNVKQCDYTSALKEGNVEKNRTSSLMPVERSRVCLSTTPGESSDYMNASYVMGYRQSCEFIITQHPLPCTIRDFWRMIWDHNSQIIVSLPDIHGQVEEDECVYWPIKDQPINCETFTVTFTGEDNVCLPNEELLVVHDFLLEATQDDYVLEVRQYRTPRWPNPDSPMSNTFELINIIREDTRHREGTIVVHDRYGGSTAGMFCAVTTLADQVEEENCVDVYQTARMTNLMRPGVFTDMEQYQFLFKAILSLVSTKEDEKTLRSSENNGTIPTGSANATESLESLM, encoded by the exons atGCGGTGGGCGCATACTTCAGAGGCCAGCGCAAGTTCTCCGAGGACGTCGACTGGTCATACACAG GAACTCTAAACCAGCAGAACTGGCCCAAAAAGTACCCCTCCTGCAACACAGCGAGGCAGTCGCCCATCGACATCGATGAGGACTTCGCCCAGGTCAAGCTGGAGTTTCAGAACCTGCAGACAGAGGGCTGGGAGCAGAAGACGCCGGCCACTACGACCATCAAGAACGACGGGAAAACCG tggcCCTGAACCTGAATGGAGAATACTATATCAGCGGCGGCGGGCTGCGCTCCAGGTTTCGGGTGGGCAGAATCACATTCCACTGGGGCCGCTGCAACGCCACTTCAGATGGATCTGAGCACAGTCTCAATGGTGTTAAGTTCCCACTTGAG ATGCAGATCTACTGCCATGAGGCAGACAAGTACCAGTCCATCGATGATgcgctgagagagggaggaaggataACAGCGCTGGCTGTGCTCTTTGAG GTCAGCCCGAGAGACAACGAAAACTACGCCAACATCATCGATGGAGTCAACGCCGTCAGCCGCTTCG GTAAAAGCAGCACGGTGGAGCCGTTCTCCATCCTGGGCCTTCTGCCCAACTCCACGGAGAAGTACTACATCTACAACGGCTCCCTGACAACGCCGCCCTGCTCGGAGCCCGTGGAGTGGcttgtttttaaaaacacagtCTCGCTCTCTGAGAGCCAG ctggaggTATTCTGTGAGGTGATGACTATGCAGCAGGCCGGCTACGTGATGCTGATGGACTACCAGCAGAACAATTTCCGGCAGCAGCAGGAGCCGTTCATGGGCCAGGTGTTCTCCTCCTACACCGGAAccgaggagctgcaggagcccA TTTGCAGTTCGGAGCCTGAGAACATCCAGGCGGACCCCCAGAACTACACGGGCATCGTGGTGACGTGGGAGAGGCCCCGCGCGGTCTATGACACCACCATCGTACGCTACTCCGTCACCTATCAGAGGCTGCAGGGCAAAGACCCACCCAAGCGCGAGTACCTGACAGATGGAGACCAGGATGTG GGGGCAATCATCTACAAATTGCTGGCCAACAGCAGCTATGTAGTCCAGGTGGTTGCGCTGTGCAACAATGGCCTGAAGGGTCGTATGAGTGACCAGGTGGTTGTGGATATGCCACTGGAGGACCTGG AGGGCGATCCTGAACCTTTCACAGATTCTCCAGACTCTGAAGATTATTTTGAG GTGACTCCATCCACTGGCAGAGGACGCCCGGATCTGGAGTCCCCTCCGGACCGGGTCCTCACAAGCGATTCCTCATCCTCCAAAAGCTCCATCTGGGTCACCCTGGCAACCGACCAGCCTGGCTTCCTCTTCCCCGGCGTCAAGGGCAGCGCCGCTCCCGTACGGAGACGCATCACAGAGGAGTCCTCATTGTCATGGACTCCCGGCCGGGACAAGGCAGAGACCTACACCCGTAAGCCCCTCACCAAGCTGCTCACGCCGGAGGGGGTCAAACCTCCAGACGGCGTGGTGGTCACGGACATCTACTTCGAGGACTTCCTCAACAACTCCCTCTATGAGACGACCACATCAGTGGGCATGCCGTCCCCCGACGAGGAGATAGTCGGCATGGTTACCCTGCCCCGGGAGCGTGTGTATGTCTCCCCGAAGGACAATGAAGTGAGAAGGCCAGACGACCTGTATTTACCAGGCGCCGTCACCAATCCCCTGCCAGAGACACCGGTCATCAGCAGCACCCAGCAGCCTGAGAtggtcaccaccaccacctcagtGCCAGCTACCTCTACTGCTGCTGCAGGGACCCAGACCACTACCAATGCCTTACTCTACACCACCCAGCCAATGTTCAATG AGGCCAGTAACAGCAGCCCCGAGTCCCGGGTGGGCATGGTGGGGGGCGTGGAGAGGGAGAAGCGCACGGTGGTACCCCTGGCAGTGGTGTCCACCCTCACCATCCTGTGCCTACTGGTGCTGGTGGGCATCCTCATCTACTGGAG GAAGTGTTTCCAGACGGCTCACTTCTTTGTGGAGGATAACACCTCTCCCAGGGTCTTCTCAGCTCCATCCACGCCCCTACTCTTACCCACGGGCACAG AGGAGAATGAAGCCCTCCCTGTTAAGGACTTTGTGAAACATGTCGCTGAgcttcacaccacacacacgttctctaaAGAGTTTGAG ATCTTGAAAGAGTCTTACGAG GAGATTCAGTCCTGCACTGTGGACATGGGCATGACCACCGACAGCTCTAACCACCCAGACAACAAGGGCAAGAACAGATACATCAACATCCTGGCCT acgACCACAGCCGAGTGAAGCTGGCACCCAATCTTGATAAGGAGGGAGAGTGCGGAGACTACATCAACGCAAACTATGTGGAT GCCTTCAACCACCCCAAAGCCTTCATAGCAGCCCAGGGCCCAATGAAGGCCAGTCTGGAAGACTTCTGGAGGATGGTCTGGGAGCAGAACGTGGGTGTGATCGTCATGATCACCAACCTGGTGGAGAAGGGACGG AGGAAGTGTGATCAGTACTGGCCAATGGACAACCAGGAGGAGTATGGATGCTTCTTGGTCACTCTGAAAAGCACCAAAGCCCTGGCCTACTACACACAAAGAACATTTACCTTGCGGAACATCAGCATCAAAAGG GGGTCCCAAAAGGGCCGCAGTCAGGAGCGGATTGTCCGCCAATACCACTACACCCAGTGGCCTGACATGGGGGTCCCAGACTACACCCTGCCTGTCCTGTCATTCGTCCAGAAGTCCTCACGGGCCCGGACCGCTGACATGGGGCCTGTGGTGGTCCACTGCAG TGCTGGCGTGGGAAGAACAGGTACCTACATCGTGCTGGACAGCATGCTTCGGCAGATCAAAGAGCAGGGCACAGTGAACATCATGGGCTTCCTGAAACACATCCGCACACAGAGGAACTTCCTGGTGCAGACCGAG GAGCAGTATGTGTTCATCCACGATGCCCTGGTGGAGGCCATCCTCAGCAAGGAGACAGAGGTCTCCTCCAGCCGCATCCATGCCTACGTCTCCGACCTCCTGACCCCCGGCCCCTCGGGCAAGACCAGGCTGGAGAAGCAGTTCAAG CTGGTTAGCCAGACCAATGTGAAGCAATGTGATTACACATCTGCGCTAAAAGAGGGCAACGTGGAGAAGAACAGGACCTCCTCTCTCATGCCAG TGGAGAGGTCCAGAGTGTGCCTATCCACTACACCAGGAGAGTCCTCTGACTACATGAATGCCTCTTATGTCATG GGTTACCGTCAGAGCTGTGAATTCATCATTACCCAGCACCCTCTGCCCTGCACAATCAGGGACTTCTGGAGGATGATCTGGGACCACAACTCCCAGATCATTGTCTCCCTTCCAGACATCCATGGCCAG GTTGaggaagatgagtgtgtgtactggccCATTAAAGACCAGCCAATCAACTGTGAGACATTTACTGTAACCTTTACTGGGGAGGacaatgtgtgtttgcctaATGAGGAGCTGTTGGTAGTTCATGACTTTCTACTGGAAGCTACACAA gATGACTATGTTCTGGAGGTGCGTCAGTACCGGACCCCTCGCTGGCCCAACCCAGACAGCCCCATGAGCAACACCTTTGAGCTGATCAACATCATCAGAGAAGACACGCGTCACCGGGAGGGAACCATAGTCGTTCACGATCG GTATGGGGGGTCCACTGCTGGAATGTTCTGTGCCGTGACGACGTTGGCAGaccaggtggaggaggagaactgTGTGGACGTGTACCAAACGGCCCGGATGACCAACCTTATGAGGCCGGGGGTCTTCACTGACATG gaGCAGTATCAGTTCCTTTTCAAAGCTATCCTGAGCCTGGTGAGCACCAAAGAGGACGAGAAGACCCTGCGGTCCTCCGAGAACAACGGCACCATCCCCACAGGCTCGGCCAATGCCACCGAGAGCCTTGAGTCCCTcatgtaa
- the ptprz1b gene encoding receptor-type tyrosine-protein phosphatase zeta isoform X3: MHQIATEARAPALPMRIVAHPPFTHLSYYAVGAYFRGQRKFSEDVDWSYTGTLNQQNWPKKYPSCNTARQSPIDIDEDFAQVKLEFQNLQTEGWEQKTPATTTIKNDGKTVALNLNGEYYISGGGLRSRFRVGRITFHWGRCNATSDGSEHSLNGVKFPLEMQIYCHEADKYQSIDDALREGGRITALAVLFEVSPRDNENYANIIDGVNAVSRFGKSSTVEPFSILGLLPNSTEKYYIYNGSLTTPPCSEPVEWLVFKNTVSLSESQLEVFCEVMTMQQAGYVMLMDYQQNNFRQQQEPFMGQVFSSYTGTEELQEPICSSEPENIQADPQNYTGIVVTWERPRAVYDTTIVRYSVTYQRLQGKDPPKREYLTDGDQDVGAIIYKLLANSSYVVQVVALCNNGLKGRMSDQVVVDMPLEDLEGDPEPFTDSPDSEDYFEVTPSTGRGRPDLESPPDRVLTSDSSSSKSSIWVTLATDQPGFLFPGVKGSAAPVRRRITEESSLSWTPGRDKAETYTRKPLTKLLTPEGVKPPDGVVVTDIYFEDFLNNSLYETTTSVGMPSPDEEIVGMVTLPRERVYVSPKDNEVRRPDDLYLPGAVTNPLPETPVISSTQQPEMVTTTTSVPATSTAAAGTQTTTNALLYTTQPMFNEASNSSPESRVGMVGGVEREKRTVVPLAVVSTLTILCLLVLVGILIYWRKCFQTAHFFVEDNTSPRVFSAPSTPLLLPTGTEENEALPVKDFVKHVAELHTTHTFSKEFEEIQSCTVDMGMTTDSSNHPDNKGKNRYINILAYDHSRVKLAPNLDKEGECGDYINANYVDAFNHPKAFIAAQGPMKASLEDFWRMVWEQNVGVIVMITNLVEKGRRKCDQYWPMDNQEEYGCFLVTLKSTKALAYYTQRTFTLRNISIKRGSQKGRSQERIVRQYHYTQWPDMGVPDYTLPVLSFVQKSSRARTADMGPVVVHCSAGVGRTGTYIVLDSMLRQIKEQGTVNIMGFLKHIRTQRNFLVQTEEQYVFIHDALVEAILSKETEVSSSRIHAYVSDLLTPGPSGKTRLEKQFKLVSQTNVKQCDYTSALKEGNVEKNRTSSLMPVERSRVCLSTTPGESSDYMNASYVMGYRQSCEFIITQHPLPCTIRDFWRMIWDHNSQIIVSLPDIHGQVEEDECVYWPIKDQPINCETFTVTFTGEDNVCLPNEELLVVHDFLLEATQDDYVLEVRQYRTPRWPNPDSPMSNTFELINIIREDTRHREGTIVVHDRYGGSTAGMFCAVTTLADQVEEENCVDVYQTARMTNLMRPGVFTDMEQYQFLFKAILSLVSTKEDEKTLRSSENNGTIPTGSANATESLESLM; encoded by the exons atGCGGTGGGCGCATACTTCAGAGGCCAGCGCAAGTTCTCCGAGGACGTCGACTGGTCATACACAG GAACTCTAAACCAGCAGAACTGGCCCAAAAAGTACCCCTCCTGCAACACAGCGAGGCAGTCGCCCATCGACATCGATGAGGACTTCGCCCAGGTCAAGCTGGAGTTTCAGAACCTGCAGACAGAGGGCTGGGAGCAGAAGACGCCGGCCACTACGACCATCAAGAACGACGGGAAAACCG tggcCCTGAACCTGAATGGAGAATACTATATCAGCGGCGGCGGGCTGCGCTCCAGGTTTCGGGTGGGCAGAATCACATTCCACTGGGGCCGCTGCAACGCCACTTCAGATGGATCTGAGCACAGTCTCAATGGTGTTAAGTTCCCACTTGAG ATGCAGATCTACTGCCATGAGGCAGACAAGTACCAGTCCATCGATGATgcgctgagagagggaggaaggataACAGCGCTGGCTGTGCTCTTTGAG GTCAGCCCGAGAGACAACGAAAACTACGCCAACATCATCGATGGAGTCAACGCCGTCAGCCGCTTCG GTAAAAGCAGCACGGTGGAGCCGTTCTCCATCCTGGGCCTTCTGCCCAACTCCACGGAGAAGTACTACATCTACAACGGCTCCCTGACAACGCCGCCCTGCTCGGAGCCCGTGGAGTGGcttgtttttaaaaacacagtCTCGCTCTCTGAGAGCCAG ctggaggTATTCTGTGAGGTGATGACTATGCAGCAGGCCGGCTACGTGATGCTGATGGACTACCAGCAGAACAATTTCCGGCAGCAGCAGGAGCCGTTCATGGGCCAGGTGTTCTCCTCCTACACCGGAAccgaggagctgcaggagcccA TTTGCAGTTCGGAGCCTGAGAACATCCAGGCGGACCCCCAGAACTACACGGGCATCGTGGTGACGTGGGAGAGGCCCCGCGCGGTCTATGACACCACCATCGTACGCTACTCCGTCACCTATCAGAGGCTGCAGGGCAAAGACCCACCCAAGCGCGAGTACCTGACAGATGGAGACCAGGATGTG GGGGCAATCATCTACAAATTGCTGGCCAACAGCAGCTATGTAGTCCAGGTGGTTGCGCTGTGCAACAATGGCCTGAAGGGTCGTATGAGTGACCAGGTGGTTGTGGATATGCCACTGGAGGACCTGG AGGGCGATCCTGAACCTTTCACAGATTCTCCAGACTCTGAAGATTATTTTGAG GTGACTCCATCCACTGGCAGAGGACGCCCGGATCTGGAGTCCCCTCCGGACCGGGTCCTCACAAGCGATTCCTCATCCTCCAAAAGCTCCATCTGGGTCACCCTGGCAACCGACCAGCCTGGCTTCCTCTTCCCCGGCGTCAAGGGCAGCGCCGCTCCCGTACGGAGACGCATCACAGAGGAGTCCTCATTGTCATGGACTCCCGGCCGGGACAAGGCAGAGACCTACACCCGTAAGCCCCTCACCAAGCTGCTCACGCCGGAGGGGGTCAAACCTCCAGACGGCGTGGTGGTCACGGACATCTACTTCGAGGACTTCCTCAACAACTCCCTCTATGAGACGACCACATCAGTGGGCATGCCGTCCCCCGACGAGGAGATAGTCGGCATGGTTACCCTGCCCCGGGAGCGTGTGTATGTCTCCCCGAAGGACAATGAAGTGAGAAGGCCAGACGACCTGTATTTACCAGGCGCCGTCACCAATCCCCTGCCAGAGACACCGGTCATCAGCAGCACCCAGCAGCCTGAGAtggtcaccaccaccacctcagtGCCAGCTACCTCTACTGCTGCTGCAGGGACCCAGACCACTACCAATGCCTTACTCTACACCACCCAGCCAATGTTCAATG AGGCCAGTAACAGCAGCCCCGAGTCCCGGGTGGGCATGGTGGGGGGCGTGGAGAGGGAGAAGCGCACGGTGGTACCCCTGGCAGTGGTGTCCACCCTCACCATCCTGTGCCTACTGGTGCTGGTGGGCATCCTCATCTACTGGAG GAAGTGTTTCCAGACGGCTCACTTCTTTGTGGAGGATAACACCTCTCCCAGGGTCTTCTCAGCTCCATCCACGCCCCTACTCTTACCCACGGGCACAG AGGAGAATGAAGCCCTCCCTGTTAAGGACTTTGTGAAACATGTCGCTGAgcttcacaccacacacacgttctctaaAGAGTTTGAG GAGATTCAGTCCTGCACTGTGGACATGGGCATGACCACCGACAGCTCTAACCACCCAGACAACAAGGGCAAGAACAGATACATCAACATCCTGGCCT acgACCACAGCCGAGTGAAGCTGGCACCCAATCTTGATAAGGAGGGAGAGTGCGGAGACTACATCAACGCAAACTATGTGGAT GCCTTCAACCACCCCAAAGCCTTCATAGCAGCCCAGGGCCCAATGAAGGCCAGTCTGGAAGACTTCTGGAGGATGGTCTGGGAGCAGAACGTGGGTGTGATCGTCATGATCACCAACCTGGTGGAGAAGGGACGG AGGAAGTGTGATCAGTACTGGCCAATGGACAACCAGGAGGAGTATGGATGCTTCTTGGTCACTCTGAAAAGCACCAAAGCCCTGGCCTACTACACACAAAGAACATTTACCTTGCGGAACATCAGCATCAAAAGG GGGTCCCAAAAGGGCCGCAGTCAGGAGCGGATTGTCCGCCAATACCACTACACCCAGTGGCCTGACATGGGGGTCCCAGACTACACCCTGCCTGTCCTGTCATTCGTCCAGAAGTCCTCACGGGCCCGGACCGCTGACATGGGGCCTGTGGTGGTCCACTGCAG TGCTGGCGTGGGAAGAACAGGTACCTACATCGTGCTGGACAGCATGCTTCGGCAGATCAAAGAGCAGGGCACAGTGAACATCATGGGCTTCCTGAAACACATCCGCACACAGAGGAACTTCCTGGTGCAGACCGAG GAGCAGTATGTGTTCATCCACGATGCCCTGGTGGAGGCCATCCTCAGCAAGGAGACAGAGGTCTCCTCCAGCCGCATCCATGCCTACGTCTCCGACCTCCTGACCCCCGGCCCCTCGGGCAAGACCAGGCTGGAGAAGCAGTTCAAG CTGGTTAGCCAGACCAATGTGAAGCAATGTGATTACACATCTGCGCTAAAAGAGGGCAACGTGGAGAAGAACAGGACCTCCTCTCTCATGCCAG TGGAGAGGTCCAGAGTGTGCCTATCCACTACACCAGGAGAGTCCTCTGACTACATGAATGCCTCTTATGTCATG GGTTACCGTCAGAGCTGTGAATTCATCATTACCCAGCACCCTCTGCCCTGCACAATCAGGGACTTCTGGAGGATGATCTGGGACCACAACTCCCAGATCATTGTCTCCCTTCCAGACATCCATGGCCAG GTTGaggaagatgagtgtgtgtactggccCATTAAAGACCAGCCAATCAACTGTGAGACATTTACTGTAACCTTTACTGGGGAGGacaatgtgtgtttgcctaATGAGGAGCTGTTGGTAGTTCATGACTTTCTACTGGAAGCTACACAA gATGACTATGTTCTGGAGGTGCGTCAGTACCGGACCCCTCGCTGGCCCAACCCAGACAGCCCCATGAGCAACACCTTTGAGCTGATCAACATCATCAGAGAAGACACGCGTCACCGGGAGGGAACCATAGTCGTTCACGATCG GTATGGGGGGTCCACTGCTGGAATGTTCTGTGCCGTGACGACGTTGGCAGaccaggtggaggaggagaactgTGTGGACGTGTACCAAACGGCCCGGATGACCAACCTTATGAGGCCGGGGGTCTTCACTGACATG gaGCAGTATCAGTTCCTTTTCAAAGCTATCCTGAGCCTGGTGAGCACCAAAGAGGACGAGAAGACCCTGCGGTCCTCCGAGAACAACGGCACCATCCCCACAGGCTCGGCCAATGCCACCGAGAGCCTTGAGTCCCTcatgtaa